In Cervus elaphus chromosome 5, mCerEla1.1, whole genome shotgun sequence, the following proteins share a genomic window:
- the C5H17orf58 gene encoding UPF0450 protein C17orf58 homolog isoform X2: protein MTARAFWLLCLIVGSSPEAPVAERKASPPHSRKPDPGGGPSAEMPGPGAQPVPETPRRPRAAEAAPRAWSDLRRRKPPPPAENRAGFREAARAPAGPPSPRLAQAENRASPRRQPALGEFPRRARARAPRLPAVRPSARAVEIPAGPAHPNRPRAAAPPPEPAPAPPPHLGELQGEEAEPGAEHCARACRADLDERESYCTSEFALNGIVHDVDVLGTGIRLVTLLVDRDGLYKMNRLYITPDGFFFRVHILALDSSSCNKPCPEFKPGSRRPSCALVNLKLCE, encoded by the exons ATGACAGCTAGAGCTTTCTGGCTCCTCTGTTTGATCGTTGGATCTTCTCCCGAAGCCCCAGTGGCGGAGAGAAAAG CCTCGCCGCCCCACAGCCGGAAACCCGACCCCGGCGGAGGCCCGAGTGCGGAGATGCCTGGGCCCGGGGCGCAGCCGGTCCCCGAGACCCCGCGGCGGCCGCGCGCGGCCGAAGCCGCTCCGCGTGCCTGGTCAGACCTGAGGCGCCGGAAGCCCCCGCCGCCCGCGGAGAACCGGGCGGGCTTCCGGGAGGCCGCGCGCGCACCCGCCGGCCCGCCGAGCCCGCGCCTGGCGCAAGCCGAGAACCGCGCGTCACCGCGCCGCCAGCCGGCGCTGGGGGAGTTCCCGCGGCGCGCGCGCGCCCGGGCCCCGCGCCTCCCGGCCGTGCGGCCTTCCGCGCGCGCCGTCGAGATCCCCGCTGGCCCCGCCCACCCCAATCGGCCGCGCGCCGCCGCGCCGCCCCCGGAACccgcgcccgcgccgccgccgcacCTTGGCGAGCTGCAGGGGGAGGAAGCCGAGCCCGGCGCCGAGCACTGTGCGCGCGCCTGCAGGGCAGACTTGGACGAGCGCGAGTCCTACTGCACCAGCGAGTTCG CATTGAACGGAATCGTGCATGATGTAGACGTCCTCGGCACAGGGATCCGGCTGGTGACTCTCCTGGTGGACCGAGACGGGCTGTACAAGATGAACCGCCTGTACATCACTCCAGACGGGTTTTTCTTCCGAGTCCACATACTAGCCCTAGACTCCTCTAGTTGCAATAAGCCATGTCCAGAATTTAAGCCAG gcagCAG aaGACCAAGCTGTG
- the C5H17orf58 gene encoding UPF0450 protein C17orf58 homolog isoform X1, with translation MTARAFWLLCLIVGSSPEAPVAERKASPPHSRKPDPGGGPSAEMPGPGAQPVPETPRRPRAAEAAPRAWSDLRRRKPPPPAENRAGFREAARAPAGPPSPRLAQAENRASPRRQPALGEFPRRARARAPRLPAVRPSARAVEIPAGPAHPNRPRAAAPPPEPAPAPPPHLGELQGEEAEPGAEHCARACRADLDERESYCTSEFALNGIVHDVDVLGTGIRLVTLLVDRDGLYKMNRLYITPDGFFFRVHILALDSSSCNKPCPEFKPGSRYIVMGHIYHKRRQLPTALLQVLRGRLRPGDGLLRSSSSYVKRFNRKRDGQVQGAIHAQCI, from the exons ATGACAGCTAGAGCTTTCTGGCTCCTCTGTTTGATCGTTGGATCTTCTCCCGAAGCCCCAGTGGCGGAGAGAAAAG CCTCGCCGCCCCACAGCCGGAAACCCGACCCCGGCGGAGGCCCGAGTGCGGAGATGCCTGGGCCCGGGGCGCAGCCGGTCCCCGAGACCCCGCGGCGGCCGCGCGCGGCCGAAGCCGCTCCGCGTGCCTGGTCAGACCTGAGGCGCCGGAAGCCCCCGCCGCCCGCGGAGAACCGGGCGGGCTTCCGGGAGGCCGCGCGCGCACCCGCCGGCCCGCCGAGCCCGCGCCTGGCGCAAGCCGAGAACCGCGCGTCACCGCGCCGCCAGCCGGCGCTGGGGGAGTTCCCGCGGCGCGCGCGCGCCCGGGCCCCGCGCCTCCCGGCCGTGCGGCCTTCCGCGCGCGCCGTCGAGATCCCCGCTGGCCCCGCCCACCCCAATCGGCCGCGCGCCGCCGCGCCGCCCCCGGAACccgcgcccgcgccgccgccgcacCTTGGCGAGCTGCAGGGGGAGGAAGCCGAGCCCGGCGCCGAGCACTGTGCGCGCGCCTGCAGGGCAGACTTGGACGAGCGCGAGTCCTACTGCACCAGCGAGTTCG CATTGAACGGAATCGTGCATGATGTAGACGTCCTCGGCACAGGGATCCGGCTGGTGACTCTCCTGGTGGACCGAGACGGGCTGTACAAGATGAACCGCCTGTACATCACTCCAGACGGGTTTTTCTTCCGAGTCCACATACTAGCCCTAGACTCCTCTAGTTGCAATAAGCCATGTCCAGAATTTAAGCCAG gcagCAGGTATATTGTGATGGGCCACATCTACCATAAGAGAAGGCAGCTTCCTACAGCTCTGCTTCAGGTCCTGAGAGGGCGCCTTCGCCCAGGAGATGGACTactcaggagcagcagcagctacgTGAAAAGATTTAACCGAAAAAGGGATGGGCAAGTGCAAGGGGCAATTCACGCCCAGTGCATCTGA